DNA sequence from the Candidatus Eisenbacteria bacterium genome:
ACCCCCCGGACGAGCACTCGCTGCCCTTGAACCTTGAAGCGCGCGAGGCCGATGTACCGCTGGAGCGCGCGCTGGAACTCTTCGGCGCGCCGGCCCCTGCCTACCGGGCTGTCGTACGCGATCCTACGTAGGCTCTTGGACGTCTGGATTCCGCCCGCACTACCATCCTCCACCACCAGTTCCAGCTCGATCGTCTCCGGAACATTCTGACGGACAATCTCGACGGTAAACGGCCGCTTCGGATCCGAAGCAGGGGGCGCCAGGAGGAATGGAAACACGGCGGTGCTCGTTTCCACCTCGAAGAAGTTCCGGAACGCCACGTTGTTGGATCGATCCGACTCCTCCACGGTGAAGATGGAGTTCGCACCGACGATGCCGATCCCGACGCACCAGTGCGACGTCCCAGGATCGGGCACCGTCCAGTTCACGACAGCGATGCCGGTCTCGTGCTTCGAACCCTTCGGTCCCAGGGTTGGGATCCGGTAGGAGCCAATGTACGTGAACACCCCGTCGGAGGGATCACCGTCCCCGTTCGGATCGAATCCACTGATCCCGATGGTGGCCACGTCGGCATAGTAGAACTTCACCTCGACGTTCGAGGGGACCAGCCCACCGAGATTCCGAATCCTCGCGTAGAGGAGGTTGACCCCGGACAGGCTTGGCACGTCCTCCACTCCGTCCCCGTCGTTGTCCACCCAGATGTCCTCCGTGGTCCACAGGGAGCTCGTGCCCGTCACCGCGAGATCGTACGGCGAGCGATCGATGGTAGCCGCAGCCGCTTCGTCCGCCCGCAAGCGCCCCCACCCGAACTCGGTATCGGGCCCGGTATCCCCGATGTCCAGGGCCGTCTCCTCGAGGAGATACTTCAGCTCCGTGCCGAGAAGCGAGCTGTCCTTCTCCAGGAGCAGCGCAGCCGCGCCCGACGTGTAGGCCGCTGAGAACGACGTGCCGGTGTCCGTGACGTACGAGCCTGACGAAGGCGTCGTCGTGGTGACCGAAACGGCCGGAGCGGCGAGATCGGGCTTCAGCAGACCCGGGGGCCAGGGGTAGTCCCCGTGCGAGTCTTCCTGCCAGGTGACCGGACCATGATTGTTGCCGGAATAAGCCGCATCGATGTCGTCGGTCCCGCTCACGGTGAGCGCCAGCGGTACGTTCCCCGGCGTTCGGATGCTGTGCGGGGTGGCCACCGAATTGGCGTCATTGTGAGTGATCGTAACGAAGAGGATGCCCGCCGCCGCCAGCACGTCCACGGCGTCGCGCCAGCGGTCGACCAGGGAGCCTGTGGCATAGAGGAATCCAAGGCTGCAGTTCACGATCCTCGCCTTCTTATCGAGGGCGTACTGCATTCCATCCAGGGCGTCCCCTTGCGTCGTCTCGCCCGTCAGCGTGTCCACTTTCAGGAGCATGAGCTGAGCGTCTGGCGCGACACCGGTCGAGGTGCCCGCGGTGCCGTCGCCCGCCACGATGCCGGAGATCATGGTGCCATGACCGAT
Encoded proteins:
- a CDS encoding S8 family serine peptidase; this encodes MALLMLGGGRTADAQIFVRTPLRPVAPPDSSPEAKISPELRTVLQSVGRTEFIPIAVVMKEQLTESDRMAALSTIPANQPPDSLRETRRRRLIDELQQLAQTEQAQLLDSLQAWTPDDVRRVRPLWIVDVICLQARPVAIQRITLFPEVAAIEHDPPRPAAGTATWAVDKIGADDLWTTPGLTGRGVVVGILDMGVDASHRDLKDHLWENELEEKGSPGVDDDGNTLIDDVNGWNFAADDDDTDDPIGHGTMISGIVAGDGTAGTSTGVAPDAQLMLLKVDTLTGETTQGDALDGMQYALDKKARIVNCSLGFLYATGSLVDRWRDAVDVLAAAGILFVTITHNDANSVATPHSIRTPGNVPLALTVSGTDDIDAAYSGNNHGPVTWQEDSHGDYPWPPGLLKPDLAAPAVSVTTTTPSSGSYVTDTGTSFSAAYTSGAAALLLEKDSSLLGTELKYLLEETALDIGDTGPDTEFGWGRLRADEAAAATIDRSPYDLAVTGTSSLWTTEDIWVDNDGDGVEDVPSLSGVNLLYARIRNLGGLVPSNVEVKFYYADVATIGISGFDPNGDGDPSDGVFTYIGSYRIPTLGPKGSKHETGIAVVNWTVPDPGTSHWCVGIGIVGANSIFTVEESDRSNNVAFRNFFEVETSTAVFPFLLAPPASDPKRPFTVEIVRQNVPETIELELVVEDGSAGGIQTSKSLRRIAYDSPVGRGRRAEEFQRALQRYIGLARFKVQGQRVLVRGVRAPDGVPVQASLVIRSRRKLPENGGRYVTINTLDRSGKATGGITLSLVDRK